One genomic region from Sphingobacterium sp. UGAL515B_05 encodes:
- a CDS encoding DUF6850 family outer membrane beta-barrel protein: MKNYIQVTLCLFVGVLSQLPAKAIARQDTISYIQYIDQDSMQLRLRQFAIDNPMWLEKKVPQRYSLISMGYNSTSGDYHRAQDAQRVNMLNFSSEGAVTIKDVRLWGRFNYTRSVEDSTRFAHQTRENTSSPWYFGSYGYNHYERTTYRIQTRGQRYFADRKYAVFGGFDYQVANHFSNNDPRGSIRVAQLNGTLGGSMRIVKNVDIGLEGKYGYGQEDFEIAYKNGNSATSAVESPYMNYIIRGYGWKVSDWLLEQKMFYQNDMKRFGGKFYSSLNSSIGDFYGNVAYLREEQKYRQTLRNESRINELSQYNLNRLDYNLVWQLSSGNQTYMASLDWSSTRGKDQVTESGNAQNYVYQNDNGALNLAYMLAKKKWRHYYGGKIGLLNEIRRDGGTGTSLDYEHLNYQLNGAWTYITAANQEIEFGLTGSLRQNIGTSWSLPLINENVFHQYVFYHDVLYNRANLYGGKVKLGFKQRLKKGNFIHLIADYNYQKAACLSDLNRENLAPIGTTRKQVNLMIAYGF, from the coding sequence ATGAAAAATTATATTCAAGTTACCTTATGCCTATTTGTTGGGGTGTTGTCCCAGCTTCCGGCCAAAGCGATAGCACGACAAGATACCATATCCTATATTCAATATATTGATCAAGATAGCATGCAATTGCGCTTACGGCAGTTTGCTATCGATAACCCGATGTGGCTGGAAAAGAAGGTGCCGCAGCGTTACAGTTTGATTAGTATGGGATACAATTCCACCTCGGGCGATTATCACCGTGCCCAGGACGCACAGCGGGTAAATATGCTGAATTTTAGTTCGGAGGGAGCTGTTACTATTAAAGATGTACGCTTGTGGGGGCGTTTCAATTATACGAGATCTGTCGAAGATAGTACGAGGTTTGCCCATCAGACCAGAGAAAACACCTCTTCCCCCTGGTATTTTGGCTCCTATGGCTACAATCATTATGAACGAACGACCTATCGTATCCAGACACGGGGACAGCGTTATTTTGCAGATAGAAAATATGCTGTCTTTGGTGGATTCGATTACCAGGTAGCAAATCATTTTAGCAATAATGATCCGAGAGGTAGCATACGCGTAGCGCAACTTAACGGTACGCTCGGCGGTAGTATGCGTATCGTCAAAAACGTCGATATTGGTCTCGAAGGGAAGTATGGTTATGGGCAGGAGGACTTTGAAATCGCTTATAAAAATGGAAATTCGGCCACAAGCGCTGTGGAATCGCCCTACATGAACTATATTATCAGAGGATACGGATGGAAGGTGAGTGACTGGCTACTGGAGCAGAAGATGTTCTATCAGAACGACATGAAGCGCTTTGGTGGTAAATTTTACTCCTCATTGAATTCTTCAATAGGGGATTTTTATGGCAATGTAGCTTATCTACGTGAGGAACAGAAATATCGACAAACGCTGCGTAACGAGTCTCGCATCAATGAACTCAGTCAGTATAATTTAAACCGACTAGATTACAATTTGGTGTGGCAGCTGTCATCAGGAAATCAGACTTATATGGCATCACTTGATTGGTCCAGTACACGTGGAAAGGACCAGGTAACAGAAAGTGGAAATGCACAGAATTATGTTTATCAGAATGATAATGGAGCATTGAATTTAGCTTATATGCTAGCGAAGAAAAAGTGGCGACACTATTACGGGGGTAAAATTGGTTTATTGAATGAAATCAGAAGGGATGGCGGCACTGGCACAAGTCTGGACTATGAGCATTTAAACTATCAACTCAATGGAGCCTGGACCTATATCACCGCTGCGAATCAAGAAATAGAATTTGGTCTCACAGGTTCTCTTCGCCAAAATATAGGAACATCCTGGTCGCTACCGCTAATCAATGAAAACGTATTCCATCAATATGTCTTTTATCATGATGTCCTTTATAATCGTGCAAATTTATATGGGGGTAAAGTAAAATTGGGTTTCAAACAGCGCTTAAAAAAGGGAAATTTCATTCATTTGATTGCAGACTATAATTATCAAAAAGCGGCATGTTTATCTGATCTGAATCGCGAGAATCTTGCCCCTATAGGGACCACCCGGAAACAAGTGAATTTAATGATAGCATATGGATTTTAG
- a CDS encoding cytochrome-c peroxidase: MDFRKWTLMKKNTLIVIAIFIAPLLISAFANRADEQVDLQELRERYSSGRQELWPQPHIDSAVRPGFMDIGVLPQVSYPVDNPYSKEKSLLGKLLFFDPRLSASKQISCASCHDPQLGFGDGKSLAHGHGRREGKRNAMTLYNVAFYKSLMWDGRAKSLEDQVLLPTQDHLEMNTPLDTLIAHVKAVRGYAKYFEQAFGDKQITLLRIQQALATFERGIVSYPTKFDRFVQGQADALNDEELTGLHLFRTKARCINCHNTPLFSDNLFHNDGQTLYGTKQQDFGHYQLTGDQKDIGAFRTPSLRNTGLTGPWMHHGNFPTLRDVVELYNLGNPAPIQKHVKIDEKTRPIHSPLLKRLNLSRQEVDAVIAFLQAISTPTQRRIAMPQLPE; the protein is encoded by the coding sequence ATGGATTTTAGGAAGTGGACTTTGATGAAGAAGAATACACTGATTGTTATCGCAATCTTTATTGCACCTTTGTTGATTTCGGCATTTGCAAATCGTGCCGACGAGCAGGTAGATCTACAGGAACTGCGCGAACGCTACAGTAGTGGACGTCAGGAACTATGGCCACAGCCACATATTGACTCAGCTGTGAGACCTGGTTTTATGGATATCGGTGTATTGCCCCAGGTAAGCTATCCGGTGGATAATCCATATAGCAAGGAAAAATCGCTGCTCGGAAAGTTGTTGTTTTTTGACCCCAGACTTTCAGCATCAAAGCAAATCTCTTGCGCAAGCTGTCATGATCCGCAATTGGGATTTGGAGATGGAAAAAGCCTCGCGCACGGACATGGAAGGCGTGAGGGAAAAAGAAATGCGATGACGTTGTACAATGTCGCATTTTATAAGTCTTTAATGTGGGACGGCCGTGCTAAGAGCCTGGAAGATCAGGTCTTGCTACCGACACAAGACCATTTGGAAATGAATACACCGTTGGATACTTTAATAGCACATGTAAAAGCTGTGCGCGGCTATGCGAAATACTTCGAACAAGCTTTTGGGGATAAACAGATTACCTTGCTTCGAATACAACAGGCGCTCGCTACCTTTGAACGTGGTATTGTGAGCTATCCAACAAAATTTGATCGATTTGTACAGGGGCAGGCCGATGCATTGAACGATGAGGAACTCACCGGGCTACATTTGTTTCGCACCAAAGCACGTTGTATAAATTGCCACAATACACCTTTGTTCTCTGACAATCTATTTCATAATGATGGACAGACACTGTACGGAACCAAACAGCAGGATTTTGGCCACTACCAGCTCACCGGAGATCAGAAAGATATTGGCGCATTCCGTACACCATCGCTTCGAAATACAGGTCTGACAGGTCCCTGGATGCATCACGGCAACTTTCCAACCTTGCGTGATGTGGTCGAACTCTATAATCTTGGTAATCCAGCACCAATACAAAAGCATGTAAAAATTGATGAAAAGACAAGACCTATACATTCACCGCTGTTAAAGAGATTGAATTTATCGAGACAGGAAGTCGATGCGGTCATAGCTTTTTTACAGGCTATAAGTACACCGACACAACGTCGGATTGCTATGCCACAACTTCCTGAATAA
- a CDS encoding RNA polymerase sigma factor has protein sequence MNSDQQIWQMFQVGHEPSFKILFERYNQLLFNYGFKFTQDEVIIEDSIQELFVKLWCNRENLSTDVAVKNYLYKAFRRTLVKKIEQSLRRTEVTNSSVDYLPFTIELPHDLTIIRRERAMKIRDRLDQALQQMTARQREIIHLL, from the coding sequence ATGAACTCCGATCAACAGATTTGGCAAATGTTTCAAGTTGGGCATGAACCGTCGTTCAAAATACTTTTTGAACGATACAACCAACTGTTGTTCAATTATGGGTTTAAGTTTACACAAGATGAGGTGATTATCGAGGATAGTATTCAAGAGTTATTTGTTAAATTATGGTGCAACAGAGAGAACTTAAGTACAGATGTTGCGGTCAAAAACTACCTATATAAGGCTTTCCGTCGTACGTTGGTAAAGAAAATCGAGCAATCACTTCGGCGGACAGAAGTGACCAATTCTTCCGTTGATTATTTGCCATTTACCATTGAGCTTCCACATGATCTTACTATAATCCGTCGGGAACGTGCTATGAAGATTCGGGATAGACTCGATCAAGCGCTGCAACAGATGACCGCTCGTCAGCGCGAAATTATTCATCTACTCTAG
- a CDS encoding YegJ family protein produces MRSKIFRPILFVVVSSTLLLACQSPSIKDKIENDDVIGFRSDDEAMNAAIVKAKNSLNLFLQAVEKPQEGYEAFALKIAYDTPDKSFEHIWVGDITYQNGQFTGIVSNSPVSTKEVALGDTVVIDNQKISDWMYLEKGVLRGGYTIRAMRDQLSGSEKEEFNKSIDFVIED; encoded by the coding sequence ATGAGATCAAAAATTTTTAGACCTATTTTATTTGTTGTTGTCAGTAGTACGCTGTTGCTGGCATGCCAGTCACCGTCCATAAAAGATAAAATTGAAAATGATGATGTTATTGGTTTCCGCTCTGATGATGAGGCAATGAACGCAGCCATAGTAAAGGCGAAAAACTCACTCAATCTGTTTTTACAGGCTGTTGAAAAACCGCAAGAAGGGTATGAAGCATTTGCACTTAAAATTGCATATGATACTCCTGATAAAAGTTTCGAGCATATTTGGGTCGGCGATATCACCTATCAAAATGGTCAATTCACTGGCATTGTCTCTAACAGTCCGGTCTCTACGAAAGAGGTCGCTCTTGGCGATACCGTAGTGATTGATAACCAAAAAATATCAGATTGGATGTATTTAGAGAAGGGAGTATTACGAGGAGGTTATACGATCCGTGCCATGCGTGATCAACTGTCAGGATCAGAAAAGGAAGAATTTAATAAATCGATCGATTTTGTTATAGAAGACTAG
- a CDS encoding DinB family protein — protein sequence MQDSMMIKDALWSQFGASLDMLENAIHMCPDEHWDTALDFWYLSFHSLFWTDYYLSVEPNKFEPPKPFTFSEFDPTGKKPDRTYTRSEILAYLEHCRQKARKHIEELTPSRMNARWINESKNFSLLEILLYNMRHIQHHVAQLNLYLRQTIDRAPKWVSQVKK from the coding sequence ATGCAAGATTCAATGATGATAAAAGACGCGCTTTGGAGCCAGTTTGGAGCTAGTTTAGACATGCTCGAAAACGCAATCCATATGTGTCCCGATGAACATTGGGACACCGCATTAGATTTTTGGTACCTGTCTTTCCACAGTCTCTTTTGGACAGATTATTATTTATCGGTAGAACCCAATAAATTTGAGCCACCAAAACCGTTTACTTTTTCAGAATTTGATCCGACGGGCAAAAAACCGGACCGGACATATACCAGGTCGGAAATTCTTGCGTATTTGGAGCACTGTAGACAGAAAGCTAGAAAGCATATAGAAGAACTCACACCGAGCAGAATGAATGCCCGTTGGATCAACGAATCTAAAAACTTTTCTCTCCTTGAGATTCTATTGTATAATATGCGGCATATTCAGCATCATGTTGCACAATTGAATTTATACCTTAGACAGACTATTGATCGTGCTCCGAAATGGGTATCTCAGGTGAAAAAATAA
- a CDS encoding putative glycolipid-binding domain-containing protein: protein MRKIIWRGLVYKSWEDCTIELKNDAYYVKSSIIGNYLNRIYNVDYVLKIDRNWCIQEFEIKTEIEGHKNLIIGTNAAGLWSINGIPRPEFNEFLFIDISVTPFTNTLPINNLLLDIGQSKSIDVIYINILENEIKPVKQLYCRKKKDEYLYDNLDTVFSSSITVDQKGIVKSYPGLFELVLED from the coding sequence ATGAGAAAGATTATCTGGAGAGGCTTGGTTTATAAATCCTGGGAAGATTGCACGATAGAACTGAAAAATGATGCCTATTATGTAAAATCGTCTATCATTGGCAACTATTTGAACCGTATTTATAATGTAGATTATGTTTTAAAAATAGACAGAAATTGGTGCATACAGGAATTTGAAATAAAAACAGAAATTGAAGGGCACAAAAATTTAATTATCGGGACAAACGCTGCAGGTTTATGGTCGATCAATGGAATTCCTAGACCGGAGTTCAATGAATTTCTCTTTATCGATATTTCGGTTACACCTTTTACAAATACATTGCCAATCAATAATCTGTTACTGGATATAGGGCAATCAAAGTCTATTGATGTCATATACATCAACATTCTTGAAAATGAAATAAAGCCAGTCAAACAGCTTTATTGCAGAAAAAAGAAGGATGAATATCTGTACGATAATCTTGATACCGTATTTTCCTCGTCGATCACAGTCGATCAGAAAGGCATTGTAAAGAGCTATCCCGGTCTATTTGAATTAGTTTTGGAAGATTAG
- a CDS encoding SRPBCC domain-containing protein, translating into MKNNVGLTKDAGWQFGIRKTLPANLETLWNVFFSDRGLSYWSEGVDQGFSTFNKYSHIRTKWRHKDFTEEANLQIRFIPSKNQDKTTISFHVDKLKNESQREVTRAYWSKVIEDLKLLLDS; encoded by the coding sequence ATGAAAAATAACGTAGGATTAACAAAAGATGCAGGTTGGCAGTTCGGAATCAGAAAAACTTTGCCAGCAAACCTGGAAACACTGTGGAATGTCTTTTTTTCAGACAGGGGATTAAGTTATTGGTCTGAAGGTGTAGACCAGGGTTTTTCAACTTTTAATAAATATTCCCATATCCGGACAAAGTGGAGGCACAAAGATTTCACAGAAGAAGCCAATTTACAGATCAGATTTATTCCTTCGAAAAATCAAGATAAAACAACAATTTCATTTCATGTTGATAAATTAAAGAATGAAAGCCAACGTGAAGTGACGAGAGCATATTGGTCAAAAGTGATTGAAGATCTGAAGCTATTACTTGACTCTTAA
- a CDS encoding cyclase family protein produces the protein MEKRVKFDFEIFFTNGGSIKGEDFRLDISGDDIIDSALADYIVEDMQLLMVGKVNILNKEILIEPHKRKPIDESVAEDFLIDLSHTIEDGLITYKGLPAPIICDYLSREQSKQNYDSDTSFQIGKIEMVTNTGTYIDCPFHRFADGKDTAQTVLKDFAQLDAVMIHIPFTETLKITEAHLKNREIRNKAVLIQTGWDKHWNTELYYQNHPFLTEQAAMYLRDCKVKLVGIDSHNIDDTDGRTRPVHTVLLGAGILIVEHLCNLNKLPAENFTFTAAPPKFKGVGTFPVRAFASIEKK, from the coding sequence ATGGAAAAAAGAGTAAAATTTGACTTCGAGATATTCTTTACGAACGGCGGTAGTATCAAAGGGGAAGATTTCAGATTAGATATATCTGGAGACGATATCATTGACAGTGCCCTGGCGGACTACATCGTTGAAGATATGCAGTTGCTCATGGTAGGAAAAGTTAATATCCTTAACAAAGAAATCCTCATTGAGCCCCATAAACGTAAACCAATTGATGAAAGTGTGGCGGAAGATTTCTTAATAGATTTAAGTCATACAATAGAGGATGGCCTGATTACTTACAAGGGGCTACCCGCACCGATTATTTGCGACTATCTCTCCAGGGAACAATCAAAACAGAACTATGATAGCGATACATCTTTTCAGATTGGAAAAATAGAGATGGTCACTAACACCGGAACTTATATCGATTGTCCATTTCATAGATTTGCGGATGGCAAAGACACAGCTCAAACAGTATTAAAAGATTTTGCGCAGCTGGATGCTGTGATGATCCATATACCATTTACAGAAACCCTGAAAATTACAGAAGCTCATCTTAAAAATAGAGAAATCAGGAATAAGGCTGTATTAATACAGACCGGCTGGGATAAACATTGGAATACGGAGCTATATTATCAAAACCATCCGTTTCTTACCGAACAGGCGGCAATGTATCTCCGGGACTGTAAAGTTAAACTTGTAGGTATTGATTCCCATAATATAGATGACACGGATGGCAGAACAAGACCTGTCCATACGGTGCTATTGGGTGCCGGGATTTTAATCGTTGAACATCTCTGCAATTTGAATAAATTACCTGCTGAGAATTTTACGTTTACAGCCGCTCCACCAAAATTTAAAGGTGTGGGGACTTTTCCGGTCAGGGCATTTGCTTCTATTGAAAAGAAATAA
- a CDS encoding Crp/Fnr family transcriptional regulator → MEDNRLHHLIKIIRQLFPLNDKEVLLLTDSISIFSAEKENNLIRPLHVADRLFFLEKGTVRSFYQKDYKEINTEFFFENDFFTAFTSFLTQEKTNLHFQCIEHCDLISIPKDLIDKLLRKDTKWNILLNNILANEYIKKCRRESSFLLLDANERYHYFLKQFPDADNRIPLFHIASYLGMSPETLSRIRSKKINQIDLNQVNNI, encoded by the coding sequence TTGGAAGATAATCGATTACATCATTTAATTAAAATTATTAGGCAGTTGTTCCCTTTGAATGATAAGGAGGTTCTACTCTTGACGGATAGTATCAGCATTTTTTCCGCAGAAAAGGAAAATAACCTGATCAGACCGCTGCATGTTGCCGATCGGCTTTTTTTCCTAGAAAAGGGAACTGTTAGAAGTTTTTATCAGAAAGATTATAAAGAAATCAATACCGAATTCTTTTTTGAAAATGATTTTTTTACTGCGTTTACAAGTTTTCTTACCCAGGAAAAAACGAACTTGCATTTTCAATGCATTGAACATTGTGATTTAATAAGCATACCAAAGGATCTCATAGATAAATTGCTCCGGAAGGATACCAAATGGAATATTTTATTGAATAATATTTTAGCCAATGAATATATCAAAAAATGCCGCAGGGAAAGTTCCTTTCTGCTTTTGGATGCCAATGAACGATATCACTATTTTCTAAAACAATTCCCTGATGCAGATAATCGGATACCGCTTTTCCATATTGCTTCATACCTTGGGATGAGTCCTGAAACACTCAGTAGGATCAGGAGTAAAAAAATCAACCAAATTGATCTAAATCAAGTAAACAATATTTAG
- a CDS encoding serine hydrolase domain-containing protein: MKIKPNYRFYSLLVLLLFSVRYLPAQTTRADYNYFMEEFQRLFNEKKSDVIYGQSSATYQSKISKEKFSLGMRKFVANVGMMQYFSLIDSTKNGYNYTIQFENSEQLFSVLLDNEKQVLRMNFKELPFFIEDKNFKAESNNPLKDSIDLLVEKIVRPYIQKGAATGIMLAVIDGKRQRKYSYGAIAKTSKQLPDASKSIFEIGSVTKIFTSLLLAKEVVDGNMQLEDPISKYLPDSIPRLAWHGHPITLVQLSNHTAGFPRLPDNIFTTNAVPADPYSHYKVDSLFHFLKNYHVSSQTGARFSYSNLGAGVLGVALERHSNKSFGQLVIDNICLPLGMKNTSLGDTDVVQGYDEKGRPTSYWHLESLAGSGAIRSTLDDMIIFMKAQLGFKNKLTKAIHLTHQLTFADKDQVMALGWRVKKAGSKAIFHHSGGTGGFRSFVAFDDKSQKAIVILSNAALDVTAIGFSIFENHLDQSPFER, translated from the coding sequence ATGAAAATTAAACCAAATTATAGATTTTACAGTCTCCTGGTTTTATTGCTGTTCTCGGTACGGTACTTACCTGCCCAGACTACTCGTGCCGATTACAATTATTTTATGGAGGAGTTTCAAAGACTTTTTAATGAAAAAAAATCAGACGTGATTTACGGGCAATCGTCCGCCACTTATCAATCTAAAATTTCAAAAGAAAAGTTTTCGTTGGGAATGCGGAAGTTTGTGGCAAATGTGGGCATGATGCAATATTTTTCTCTTATTGATTCTACTAAAAACGGGTATAATTATACCATTCAATTTGAAAACTCCGAACAATTATTTTCTGTGCTGCTTGATAATGAGAAACAGGTTCTAAGGATGAATTTTAAGGAACTGCCATTTTTCATAGAAGATAAGAATTTCAAAGCAGAAAGTAATAATCCGTTAAAAGACTCCATAGATTTGCTGGTGGAAAAAATCGTCAGGCCTTATATTCAAAAGGGTGCTGCCACAGGTATTATGTTAGCGGTAATTGATGGAAAGCGACAAAGAAAATATAGTTATGGAGCTATTGCTAAGACAAGTAAACAACTTCCAGATGCTTCCAAAAGTATTTTTGAGATTGGGTCAGTTACAAAAATTTTCACCTCACTTTTATTGGCAAAAGAAGTCGTTGATGGCAATATGCAATTAGAGGATCCGATCAGTAAATACCTGCCCGATTCCATTCCTCGTTTAGCATGGCATGGTCATCCCATCACACTTGTGCAATTATCAAATCATACCGCTGGATTTCCTCGGCTCCCAGATAATATTTTTACGACTAATGCCGTTCCGGCAGATCCTTATAGTCATTATAAGGTTGATTCACTCTTTCATTTCCTTAAAAATTATCATGTTTCGTCTCAGACCGGAGCCAGATTTTCTTATTCAAATTTAGGCGCTGGGGTTTTAGGTGTAGCATTAGAACGTCATAGTAACAAAAGTTTTGGACAATTGGTCATTGATAATATTTGTTTGCCCTTGGGAATGAAAAATACATCGCTAGGGGATACCGACGTGGTACAAGGATACGATGAAAAAGGAAGGCCAACGTCGTATTGGCACTTGGAATCTTTGGCGGGATCTGGTGCCATAAGATCTACATTGGACGACATGATTATTTTTATGAAGGCACAGTTAGGCTTCAAAAATAAACTGACAAAGGCTATTCATTTAACTCATCAGCTGACTTTTGCGGATAAAGATCAGGTGATGGCATTAGGGTGGCGTGTTAAAAAAGCTGGGAGTAAGGCGATATTTCATCATTCTGGAGGTACAGGTGGATTTAGGTCTTTTGTGGCATTTGATGATAAATCTCAAAAAGCAATTGTTATTCTGTCCAATGCTGCATTGGATGTCACCGCTATCGGATTTTCGATATTTGAAAATCACCTAGACCAATCTCCCTTTGAAAGATAA
- a CDS encoding VOC family protein, with translation MQKIIPNLWFDSNAQEAAEYYLSVFKNGKIINITYYPNSEAEGLADFQKDFAGKVLTVEFEILGMRFIGINAGPIFKFNEAISLMIPCKDQTEIDYYWEALTSDGGQESVCGWLKDKFGLSWQVCPENWAELNKRPGAFKKMMGMKKIIIADF, from the coding sequence ATGCAAAAGATTATTCCAAACCTTTGGTTTGACAGTAATGCACAGGAAGCCGCGGAATACTACCTTTCGGTTTTCAAAAATGGAAAAATAATCAATATTACGTATTACCCCAATTCGGAAGCCGAAGGCCTAGCTGATTTCCAGAAAGATTTCGCTGGGAAAGTGCTTACCGTTGAGTTTGAGATTCTGGGAATGCGTTTCATCGGGATCAATGCCGGACCGATATTCAAATTTAACGAGGCTATTTCGCTGATGATCCCCTGCAAAGATCAGACTGAAATAGACTACTATTGGGAAGCACTTACATCGGATGGAGGACAGGAGAGCGTTTGCGGGTGGCTGAAAGACAAATTCGGATTAAGCTGGCAGGTTTGCCCTGAAAATTGGGCGGAACTCAACAAAAGACCGGGCGCATTCAAAAAAATGATGGGCATGAAAAAGATCATTATTGCCGATTTCTAA
- a CDS encoding Imm19 family immunity protein yields the protein MNRQITLNNLEDNAFFWYTYIKWFNGYDDINEINIDEALEVIGIDKEKLAEWEEQFFSIDKSGESLKFIGGNLVEDITFLIEFQDHEIVFFLNDIYFGNLGGHFEAWFLTWDELLSFQQFEHLFLLMLPMTAIEQHQRDNAKQIIHDHLKTIPKFEQNAEYISSCILNGLLIDELFFEIDEVGTVNNQNHSVRNIRKYPRYRENVIELNKVLKKL from the coding sequence ATGAATAGACAAATTACACTAAACAACTTAGAAGACAATGCGTTCTTTTGGTATACGTATATTAAATGGTTCAATGGGTACGATGACATCAACGAGATCAATATTGACGAAGCACTAGAAGTTATCGGAATTGACAAAGAAAAATTAGCTGAATGGGAAGAACAATTTTTTTCGATAGATAAAAGTGGAGAATCTTTAAAATTTATCGGAGGAAATTTAGTGGAAGATATAACTTTCTTAATTGAATTTCAAGATCATGAAATTGTATTTTTTCTTAACGACATTTACTTTGGAAATTTGGGAGGACATTTTGAAGCATGGTTTCTAACTTGGGATGAACTTTTATCATTTCAGCAGTTTGAACATTTATTTCTGCTTATGTTACCAATGACAGCAATTGAACAACATCAAAGAGACAATGCGAAGCAGATTATACATGACCATTTAAAAACAATACCAAAGTTTGAACAAAATGCAGAATATATTTCTAGTTGTATATTAAACGGACTTTTAATTGACGAGCTCTTTTTTGAAATCGATGAAGTGGGTACCGTAAATAATCAAAATCATAGTGTTCGAAATATTCGAAAATATCCAAGATATCGAGAAAACGTAATTGAATTAAATAAAGTCTTGAAAAAATTGTGA
- a CDS encoding MarR family winged helix-turn-helix transcriptional regulator — protein sequence MIRKDLLIEIAEELEDYCTNESVNGTLTDFLKYMYLKNSIGMTQTRKVGGEHAIVTERDVPAEDLGKLLLMMNRYAKHYIKLAFEGTHLQTPEDFTFLMVLFSYDKLLQTELIRKNAVEKASGTEVIRRLMRLGLIEEAPKVSDKRAKPICISNAGRAELFKVLPNMKTVGNILIGNLSNEERDLLIILLAKLDHHHHTLIDMKDVTHLEQYLKKD from the coding sequence ATGATAAGAAAAGATCTTTTGATCGAAATAGCTGAAGAGCTAGAGGATTACTGTACCAATGAATCGGTGAATGGTACGCTCACTGATTTTTTAAAATACATGTATCTCAAAAATTCAATTGGGATGACCCAGACACGTAAAGTTGGGGGAGAGCATGCTATTGTCACAGAAAGAGATGTCCCGGCAGAAGATTTGGGTAAACTTCTTTTGATGATGAATCGTTATGCGAAACATTACATAAAGTTAGCATTCGAAGGAACCCATCTGCAGACTCCGGAAGATTTTACCTTTCTAATGGTGTTGTTCTCTTATGATAAGCTACTTCAGACAGAACTGATTAGGAAAAATGCTGTCGAAAAAGCTTCTGGTACAGAAGTCATCCGTCGATTAATGCGACTTGGTTTAATCGAAGAAGCACCCAAAGTCTCCGATAAAAGAGCCAAACCAATCTGTATTTCCAATGCTGGCCGTGCTGAACTGTTTAAGGTGCTGCCTAACATGAAAACGGTAGGTAATATCCTGATCGGCAACCTTTCAAACGAAGAACGCGATTTATTAATAATATTACTTGCTAAGCTCGATCACCATCACCATACCCTGATTGATATGAAAGATGTGACCCATCTTGAACAATATCTCAAAAAGGATTGA